Proteins found in one Diorhabda carinulata isolate Delta chromosome 11, icDioCari1.1, whole genome shotgun sequence genomic segment:
- the LOC130899354 gene encoding zinc finger CCCH domain-containing protein 18-like isoform X1: MDSEESREASSGSESEDNKGRQSRSSKKSEGDSYKSRSSSRSSTPGSRAHSASSQSSTGSKSRPPSPEARVHSRSSRRSQVSHSSRSRSPVDNINQKEIRSPYSDSAKARSPQINKAGPRSPSSSSRSSDDERPKSPEPEADKPEEPPQNNPKSPSLEKESSHPPRSPSPQSSFRSSSPGSPERNSDHFDKNNENIRSPKKPRSPSPQSSNRSSSLGSPRRDNNFDIQRGSRSGDRQAVKGPKSPISSRSSSPGSRKSLKNDGNLSGHSDSSSKSSRQSRKSRSSRGSRGSIRHRRQRDSSDSSDSSVDSSSRKNKNISKLDDIQPEEISDGDIESDHDKEDKVKPNNTVKREINISHEDLSDVSDLEDSLGGHSDEDAKSDNKINSSEQRQDSIRTPSPEHKKMNEKQSRTEEGEEQLDFEAEDGECEGENTKEKDEHGEVNKIDDPEKVEASEKDKKEEVEKEELEEGEVTDEDDARPEETEPRPVCRFFSRGQCTWGASCRFLHPGVTDKGNYTMFEMIRPVVPGEYRDERMFGGKTEAPVIETAWERGLRTAKEMVRKSMKRKEQDIDFEEKKMNLSLAQEEFDKENGYYGRMSSPEPRYVRHVEYPIVRPPPEEYYGRRQVVYEQDYMPPPRERVRSYRELPSHRMPDYYSNKYDEEPPHPSVASSSTKRVVKPKREVIVQRVESERQPSGRGDEWSDPWMRSKDQGRRKETSGRKRSYSSGSSYSSSRSSTDSSKSSYRSRSRSLRRHRSRSHKGKPVSPSVIVSERKAANERAALMNPPAPKRRAPSPGMMRLNASANPPAPSRDDALSRSRSKLAVAAALARVRGRKSSRSSSGSSSGSSSDSDSSESSSSSSRENSPPVRSPAVDLVKAMDALKGGALEKKQIKLNLKNPVGVKKSEQSRNIEPPVAKKRPASSPPPSDSKSKKTTSRREELLKQLKAVEDAIAKKRSKVI, from the exons ATGGATTCCGAAGAATCGCGCGAGGCTTCCTCTGGAAGCGAAAGCGAAGATAATAAGGGCCGTCAAAGTCGTTCTAGTAAGAAATCAGAGGGAGATTCATACAAATCACGATCATCATCAAGATCTTCAACTCCTGGAAGTAGAGCCCATTCTGCTTCTTCTCAAAGTTCAACTGGAAGTAAAAGTAGACCACCATCTCCAGAAGCAAGAGTCCATTCTAGATCTTCTCGTAGATCTCAAGTTTCTCATTCTAGCAGGAGTAGGTCTCCAGTAGATAATATAAACCAAAAAGAAATCAGATCACCTTATTCTGACTCAGCAAAAGCTAGATCTCCACAGATTAATAAAG CTGGACCACGATCGCCCAGTTCCTCGTCTCGATCATCAGATGACGAAAGACCAAAATCCCCAGAACCTGAAGCAGATAAACCAGAAGAACCACCTCAAAATAATCCAAAGTCACCAAGTCTCGAAAAAGAATCTTCACACCCACCCAGATCGCCATCACCACAAAGTTCATTTCGAAGCAGCTCTCCAGGATCTCCAGAGAGAAATTCTGatcattttgacaaaaataatgagaatattaG aagcCCCAAGAAACCTAGAAGTCCTTCACCTCAAAGCTCCAATCGAAGTAGCTCGCTAGGATCGCCAAGAAGAGACAATAACTTTGATATTCAAAGAGGTTCTAGAAGCGGTGATCGGCAGGCAGTGAAAGGACCAAAATCTCCTATTTCTTCACGTAGTAGCTCCCCAGGGTCTAGAAAATCGTTGAAAAATGATGGTAATTTGTCAGGGCATAGTGATAGTAGTTCAAAATCCAGTAGACAATCTAGAAAATCTCGTTCTTCAAGAGGATCCAGAGGGTCAATACGACATAGAAGGCAAAGAGACTCTTCGGATTCAAGTGATAGCAGCGTAGATTCTTCAAGTAGAAAGAATAAGAATATTAGTAAACTGGATGATATACAACCTGAAGAAATTTCTGATG GAGACATTGAATCTGATCATGACAAGGAAGATAAAGTGAAACCTAATAATACGGTTAAGagagaaattaatatttctcatGAAGATCTTTCTGATGTATCCGATTTGGAAGATTCTCTGGGAGGTCATTCCGATGAAGATGCTAAATCtgacaataaaattaatagttcTGAACAAAGACAGGATTCAATTCGAACACCTTCTCCAGAACATAAAAAG ATGAATGAAAAACAATCTAGAACTGAAGAAGGGGAGGAACAATTAGATTTCGAAGCTGAAGACGGCGAATGCGAAGGGgaaaataccaaagaaaaagaTGAACATGGCGAAGTGAATAAAATTGACGATCCGGAAAAAGTTGAAGCAtctgaaaaagataaaaaagaggAAGTAGAAAAGGAGGAATTAGAAGAAGGAGAAGTAACAGATGAAGATGATGCCAGACCAGAAGAAACAGAACCGAGACCTGTTTGCCGATTTTTTTCTAGAGGACAATGTACTTGGGGTGCCAGTTGTAGATTTTTACATCCAGGAGTCACAGATAAGG GTAATTATACAATGTTTGAAATGATTAGACCTGTAGTACCAGGTGAATATAGAGACGAGAGAATGTTTGGAGGTAAAACCGAAGCTCCTGTCATAGAAACCGCTTGGGAAAGAGGTTTAAGAACTGCCAAAGAGATGGTTAGAAAATCGATGAAACGAAAGGAACAAGACATCgattttgaagaaaagaaaatgaatttgagTTTAGCACAAGAAGAATTTGACAAAGAAAACGGATACTACGGAAGAATGTCTTCACCAGAACCGAG ATATGTTCGACATGTTGAATATCCTATAGTTAGACCGCCTCCTGAAGAATACTACGGACGCAGACAGGTTGTTTACGAACAGGATTATATGCCTCCACCCCGAGAACGTGTTAGATCATATAGGGAATTACCTAGTCATCGTATGCCCGATTATTATAGTAATAAATATGATGAGGAACCGCCTCATCCGAGTGTTGCTAGTAGTTCCACTAAGAGAGTGGTTAAACCGAAACGAGAG GTAATTGTACAACGGGTGGAAAGTGAACGGCAGCCTTCCGGTCGAGGAGATGAATGGTCAGATCCTTGGATGAGATCAAAAGATCAAGGTAGACGAAAGGAAACGTCTGGAAGAAAAAGATCCTACAGTTCAGGGTCCTCGTATTCATCCAGCAg AAGTTCAACGGATTCAAGCAAGAGTTCGTATAGATCAAGATCGAGATCCCTTCGTAGACATAGATCGAGATCACATAAAGGAAAACCAGTTTCTCCGTCAGTTATAGTATCGGAAAGGAAAGCTGCGAACGAAAGAGCTGCTTTAATGAACCCACCAGCGCCAAAGAGAAGAGCGCCGTCACCAG gTATGATGAGGCTAAACGCATCTGCTAATCCACCTGCGCCTTCTAGAGACGATGCTTTAAGTAGGAGTAGAAGTAAATTGGCCGTAGCAGCAGCTTTAGCTAGAGTTAGAGGTCGTAAATCATCTAGATCATCATCGGGAAGCTCTTCTGGAAGTTCGAGCGATTCGGATTCGTCGGAATCTAGTAGCTCGAGCAGCAGAGAAAACAGTCCGCCTGTTAGAAGTCCGg caGTAGATCTGGTGAAAGCTATGGATGCTTTGAAAGGAGGCGCTCTCGAGAAAAAACAGATCAAATTGAATCTAAAAAATCCTGTGGGGGTAAAGAAATCGGAGCAGTCTCGAAATATAGAACCTCCGGTTGCTAAAAAACGACCAGCTAGTTCTCCTCCTCCGAGTGATTCGAAATCTAAGAAGACAACTTCTAGGAGGGAGGAATTGTTGAAGCAATTGAAAGCCGTCGAGGATGCTATTGCTAAAAAGAGATCAAAAGTTATTTAA
- the LOC130899354 gene encoding zinc finger CCCH domain-containing protein 18-like isoform X4, translated as MDSEESREASSGSESEDNKGRQSRSSKKSEGDSYKSRSSSRSSTPGSRAHSASSQSSTGSKSRPPSPEARVHSRSSRRSQVSHSSRSRSPVDNINQKEIRSPYSDSAKARSPQINKAGPRSPSSSSRSSDDERPKSPEPEADKPEEPPQNNPKSPSLEKESSHPPRSPSPQSSFRSSSPGSPERNSDHFDKNNENIRSPKKPRSPSPQSSNRSSSLGSPRRDNNFDIQRGSRSGDRQAVKGPKSPISSRSSSPGSRKSLKNDGNLSGHSDSSSKSSRQSRKSRSSRGSRGSIRHRRQRDSSDSSDSSVDSSSRKNKNISKLDDIQPEEISDGDIESDHDKEDKVKPNNTVKREINISHEDLSDVSDLEDSLGGHSDEDAKSDNKINSSEQRQDSIRTPSPEHKKMNEKQSRTEEGEEQLDFEAEDGECEGENTKEKDEHGEVNKIDDPEKVEASEKDKKEEVEKEELEEGEVTDEDDARPEETEPRPVCRFFSRGQCTWGASCRFLHPGVTDKGNYTMFEMIRPVVPGEYRDERMFGGKTEAPVIETAWERGLRTAKEMVRKSMKRKEQDIDFEEKKMNLSLAQEEFDKENGYYGRMSSPEPRYVRHVEYPIVRPPPEEYYGRRQVVYEQDYMPPPRERVRSYRELPSHRMPDYYSNKYDEEPPHPSVASSSTKRVVKPKREVIVQRVESERQPSGRGDEWSDPWMRSKDQGRRKETSGRKRSYSSGSSYSSSRSSTDSSKSSYRSRSRSLRRHRSRSHKGKPVSPSVIVSERKAANERAALMNPPAPKRRAPSPGMMRLNASANPPAPSRDDALSRSRSKLAVAAALARVRGRKSSRSSSGSSSGSSSDSDSSESSSSSSRENSPPVRIDLVKAMDALKGGALEKKQIKLNLKNPVGVKKSEQSRNIEPPVAKKRPASSPPPSDSKSKKTTSRREELLKQLKAVEDAIAKKRSKVI; from the exons ATGGATTCCGAAGAATCGCGCGAGGCTTCCTCTGGAAGCGAAAGCGAAGATAATAAGGGCCGTCAAAGTCGTTCTAGTAAGAAATCAGAGGGAGATTCATACAAATCACGATCATCATCAAGATCTTCAACTCCTGGAAGTAGAGCCCATTCTGCTTCTTCTCAAAGTTCAACTGGAAGTAAAAGTAGACCACCATCTCCAGAAGCAAGAGTCCATTCTAGATCTTCTCGTAGATCTCAAGTTTCTCATTCTAGCAGGAGTAGGTCTCCAGTAGATAATATAAACCAAAAAGAAATCAGATCACCTTATTCTGACTCAGCAAAAGCTAGATCTCCACAGATTAATAAAG CTGGACCACGATCGCCCAGTTCCTCGTCTCGATCATCAGATGACGAAAGACCAAAATCCCCAGAACCTGAAGCAGATAAACCAGAAGAACCACCTCAAAATAATCCAAAGTCACCAAGTCTCGAAAAAGAATCTTCACACCCACCCAGATCGCCATCACCACAAAGTTCATTTCGAAGCAGCTCTCCAGGATCTCCAGAGAGAAATTCTGatcattttgacaaaaataatgagaatattaG aagcCCCAAGAAACCTAGAAGTCCTTCACCTCAAAGCTCCAATCGAAGTAGCTCGCTAGGATCGCCAAGAAGAGACAATAACTTTGATATTCAAAGAGGTTCTAGAAGCGGTGATCGGCAGGCAGTGAAAGGACCAAAATCTCCTATTTCTTCACGTAGTAGCTCCCCAGGGTCTAGAAAATCGTTGAAAAATGATGGTAATTTGTCAGGGCATAGTGATAGTAGTTCAAAATCCAGTAGACAATCTAGAAAATCTCGTTCTTCAAGAGGATCCAGAGGGTCAATACGACATAGAAGGCAAAGAGACTCTTCGGATTCAAGTGATAGCAGCGTAGATTCTTCAAGTAGAAAGAATAAGAATATTAGTAAACTGGATGATATACAACCTGAAGAAATTTCTGATG GAGACATTGAATCTGATCATGACAAGGAAGATAAAGTGAAACCTAATAATACGGTTAAGagagaaattaatatttctcatGAAGATCTTTCTGATGTATCCGATTTGGAAGATTCTCTGGGAGGTCATTCCGATGAAGATGCTAAATCtgacaataaaattaatagttcTGAACAAAGACAGGATTCAATTCGAACACCTTCTCCAGAACATAAAAAG ATGAATGAAAAACAATCTAGAACTGAAGAAGGGGAGGAACAATTAGATTTCGAAGCTGAAGACGGCGAATGCGAAGGGgaaaataccaaagaaaaagaTGAACATGGCGAAGTGAATAAAATTGACGATCCGGAAAAAGTTGAAGCAtctgaaaaagataaaaaagaggAAGTAGAAAAGGAGGAATTAGAAGAAGGAGAAGTAACAGATGAAGATGATGCCAGACCAGAAGAAACAGAACCGAGACCTGTTTGCCGATTTTTTTCTAGAGGACAATGTACTTGGGGTGCCAGTTGTAGATTTTTACATCCAGGAGTCACAGATAAGG GTAATTATACAATGTTTGAAATGATTAGACCTGTAGTACCAGGTGAATATAGAGACGAGAGAATGTTTGGAGGTAAAACCGAAGCTCCTGTCATAGAAACCGCTTGGGAAAGAGGTTTAAGAACTGCCAAAGAGATGGTTAGAAAATCGATGAAACGAAAGGAACAAGACATCgattttgaagaaaagaaaatgaatttgagTTTAGCACAAGAAGAATTTGACAAAGAAAACGGATACTACGGAAGAATGTCTTCACCAGAACCGAG ATATGTTCGACATGTTGAATATCCTATAGTTAGACCGCCTCCTGAAGAATACTACGGACGCAGACAGGTTGTTTACGAACAGGATTATATGCCTCCACCCCGAGAACGTGTTAGATCATATAGGGAATTACCTAGTCATCGTATGCCCGATTATTATAGTAATAAATATGATGAGGAACCGCCTCATCCGAGTGTTGCTAGTAGTTCCACTAAGAGAGTGGTTAAACCGAAACGAGAG GTAATTGTACAACGGGTGGAAAGTGAACGGCAGCCTTCCGGTCGAGGAGATGAATGGTCAGATCCTTGGATGAGATCAAAAGATCAAGGTAGACGAAAGGAAACGTCTGGAAGAAAAAGATCCTACAGTTCAGGGTCCTCGTATTCATCCAGCAg AAGTTCAACGGATTCAAGCAAGAGTTCGTATAGATCAAGATCGAGATCCCTTCGTAGACATAGATCGAGATCACATAAAGGAAAACCAGTTTCTCCGTCAGTTATAGTATCGGAAAGGAAAGCTGCGAACGAAAGAGCTGCTTTAATGAACCCACCAGCGCCAAAGAGAAGAGCGCCGTCACCAG gTATGATGAGGCTAAACGCATCTGCTAATCCACCTGCGCCTTCTAGAGACGATGCTTTAAGTAGGAGTAGAAGTAAATTGGCCGTAGCAGCAGCTTTAGCTAGAGTTAGAGGTCGTAAATCATCTAGATCATCATCGGGAAGCTCTTCTGGAAGTTCGAGCGATTCGGATTCGTCGGAATCTAGTAGCTCGAGCAGCAGAGAAAACAGTCCGCCTGTTAGAA TAGATCTGGTGAAAGCTATGGATGCTTTGAAAGGAGGCGCTCTCGAGAAAAAACAGATCAAATTGAATCTAAAAAATCCTGTGGGGGTAAAGAAATCGGAGCAGTCTCGAAATATAGAACCTCCGGTTGCTAAAAAACGACCAGCTAGTTCTCCTCCTCCGAGTGATTCGAAATCTAAGAAGACAACTTCTAGGAGGGAGGAATTGTTGAAGCAATTGAAAGCCGTCGAGGATGCTATTGCTAAAAAGAGATCAAAAGTTATTTAA